The Fictibacillus arsenicus genome contains a region encoding:
- a CDS encoding serine hydrolase domain-containing protein, with protein sequence MRGKRVLVCTMLSTAMLLSSVTPAIFAEDSSINNQIKPGDWNRPVQPSAVLHPGTPESASLKREPLQKIDSFIESEMEKRTMPGAVVLVARSGSIAKHDVYGYSALYTDDQFTEMDNPVEMKKDTIFDIASISKLFTTTAAMQLYEQGKFELDDPVGKYIPEFNENGKESVTIRQIMTHTSGFTAWIPLYNMGTKREDRLQIALKYQLKNQPGTTYTYSDLNLITLGVLVERLSGQRLDEFVKENITEPLGMKDTMYNPPAELRDRVAATEYQPNIGRGMVWGSVHDENAWSLDGVAGHAGVFSTAKDLAVFGHMILQKGKYGSTQILEPETVRLLTENQLPQFPSNSHGLGWELNQGWYMDSLANEETLGHTGYTGTSMVVSPKNQMIVLTLTNRVHPSRATVSMNPIRREVARLAGDSISVAMGQKDKAWFAGYGDKLAKNLTFKLEEDQNTLHFQNWFSIETGSDKGLVQVSEDGETWTNLPDVYTGKDEKWSREKVELPDGTQFVRFLYQTDGSVNGRGWYVDDVYATDSEGNKERLEVTESQWEQRSW encoded by the coding sequence ATGAGAGGAAAACGTGTTTTAGTTTGTACCATGCTAAGTACAGCCATGCTTTTATCCAGTGTAACCCCTGCAATTTTTGCCGAAGATTCTTCAATCAACAATCAAATAAAACCAGGAGACTGGAACCGTCCTGTTCAGCCGTCTGCTGTCCTTCACCCGGGAACACCTGAAAGCGCTTCACTCAAAAGAGAGCCGCTTCAGAAGATCGATTCTTTTATCGAGAGTGAAATGGAGAAACGGACGATGCCAGGTGCGGTTGTTCTTGTTGCACGCAGCGGAAGCATCGCAAAGCATGATGTTTATGGGTACTCTGCTCTGTATACCGATGATCAGTTTACTGAGATGGACAACCCTGTAGAGATGAAAAAGGATACTATTTTCGACATCGCCTCCATCTCAAAGCTTTTTACTACAACTGCAGCGATGCAGCTGTATGAACAAGGAAAATTCGAGCTGGATGATCCTGTAGGAAAATATATTCCAGAGTTTAACGAGAACGGAAAAGAATCGGTTACGATCAGGCAGATCATGACGCATACCTCTGGTTTCACAGCGTGGATACCTCTTTACAACATGGGAACGAAACGTGAAGACAGGTTGCAGATTGCGTTAAAATACCAGTTAAAAAATCAGCCTGGCACTACTTATACATACAGTGACCTGAATTTAATCACACTTGGCGTTTTAGTTGAAAGATTGTCTGGTCAAAGACTTGATGAGTTTGTAAAAGAAAACATCACTGAGCCGCTCGGAATGAAAGATACGATGTACAACCCTCCTGCTGAACTTCGTGACCGGGTGGCAGCTACCGAATATCAGCCGAACATCGGACGAGGCATGGTTTGGGGCAGTGTTCATGACGAAAACGCATGGAGCCTTGACGGTGTAGCAGGTCATGCCGGAGTTTTCTCAACTGCGAAAGACCTCGCAGTTTTTGGCCACATGATTTTACAAAAAGGAAAGTATGGTTCGACTCAAATTCTTGAGCCAGAAACTGTTCGCTTATTAACTGAAAACCAGCTTCCTCAATTCCCTAGCAACTCACACGGACTCGGCTGGGAATTAAATCAAGGCTGGTACATGGACTCGTTAGCAAACGAAGAGACTCTTGGTCATACGGGATATACAGGAACGTCAATGGTCGTATCGCCGAAAAATCAAATGATCGTTTTAACGTTAACAAATCGTGTCCATCCATCTCGTGCTACCGTTTCGATGAATCCAATCAGACGTGAAGTGGCTCGTCTAGCTGGAGATTCGATATCAGTCGCTATGGGACAAAAAGATAAAGCATGGTTTGCGGGGTATGGCGACAAACTTGCAAAAAATTTAACTTTTAAACTTGAAGAGGATCAGAATACACTTCACTTCCAAAACTGGTTCAGCATCGAAACTGGCAGTGACAAAGGGCTGGTTCAGGTTTCTGAAGACGGTGAAACGTGGACGAACTTGCCTGACGTTTACACAGGTAAGGATGAAAAATGGTCGCGCGAAAAAGTAGAGCTTCCTGATGGAACACAATTCGTTCGCTTCCTCTATCAAACAGACGGTTCTGTAAACGGCAGAGGCTGGTATGTAGATGATGTGTACGCTACGGATTCTGAAGGAAATAAAGAGAGATTAGAAGTAACCGAGAGCCAGTGGGAACAGCGCAGCTGGTAA
- a CDS encoding alpha/beta fold hydrolase: MSGELIEIRGKKLYVECIGSLDKPPVLYLHGGPGESCHDFSYHQSKRLGEHFRLIAIDQRGVCRSEIIHENEEFGLNDLVEDCEALREHLNIEKWSVIGHSFGGFLSLLYVSKYPESIDKVIFEGPTFDFELTSRSLIRKTARLLKEHGKPELHDKGLILAESDLSIRELTEKYMELSDELGENRMEIYRHNHNNPTDYYSFYSEKEWDEFYDRSEIHYNLLREEGEIFKSLLPKIKEITNPMLLAVGKYDAATCEKHFEIFRKDAIDGEVYIFENSGHTPHYEEADLFKDIAVGFLSRN, encoded by the coding sequence ATGAGTGGAGAACTAATTGAGATCAGAGGAAAAAAACTTTATGTAGAATGCATTGGCTCGTTGGATAAACCACCTGTTCTATATCTTCACGGTGGTCCAGGAGAAAGCTGTCACGATTTTTCATATCATCAATCTAAGAGATTGGGAGAACATTTCAGATTGATAGCTATTGATCAAAGAGGCGTTTGCCGGTCAGAGATTATCCATGAGAACGAAGAATTTGGATTAAATGATCTTGTAGAAGATTGCGAAGCGCTGAGAGAGCACCTCAATATTGAAAAATGGTCAGTGATTGGACATTCTTTTGGCGGATTCCTTTCACTTTTGTACGTTTCAAAATATCCTGAATCTATAGACAAGGTGATTTTTGAAGGTCCTACCTTTGATTTTGAACTAACTTCGAGAAGTTTGATTAGAAAAACAGCCAGGTTATTAAAAGAACACGGGAAACCTGAATTGCATGATAAAGGGTTAATTCTTGCAGAAAGTGATTTGTCCATTCGTGAACTAACAGAAAAATATATGGAACTAAGTGATGAACTGGGAGAAAACAGAATGGAGATATATAGACATAATCATAACAATCCCACGGATTATTACTCGTTCTACTCGGAAAAAGAGTGGGATGAATTCTATGATCGGTCAGAAATACACTATAACTTATTAAGAGAAGAAGGGGAGATTTTCAAGTCTCTGCTTCCTAAAATTAAAGAGATAACGAACCCTATGCTGCTGGCTGTTGGAAAATACGATGCGGCTACTTGTGAAAAACACTTCGAAATCTTTAGGAAAGATGCCATAGATGGGGAAGTTTATATCTTCGAAAATAGCGGTCATACTCCACACTACGAAGAAGCAGATCTTTTTAAGGACATCGCAGTTGGATTCTTATCTCGCAATTAA
- a CDS encoding VOC family protein has protein sequence MSKSLIHEMHYFRIPVLDLQESITWYTECLGFQLRHSDGKLAVIELKSGPLLILVQGDPDSRGHFTINGQAEFSIGFTSSNIKELHTYLTNQNVKVDEMQEDNGHSYFHFFDPSGNKLQVHN, from the coding sequence ATGAGCAAATCATTAATTCATGAGATGCATTATTTTAGGATACCTGTCTTGGACCTTCAAGAGTCAATAACATGGTACACAGAATGTTTAGGATTTCAATTAAGGCATAGCGATGGAAAGCTTGCTGTTATAGAACTGAAGTCCGGTCCATTACTGATTTTAGTACAGGGAGACCCGGATTCCAGAGGGCATTTCACCATAAACGGACAAGCCGAGTTTTCTATCGGATTTACATCTTCAAATATCAAGGAGCTGCATACATATTTAACAAATCAAAATGTGAAAGTAGATGAGATGCAAGAAGACAACGGGCACAGCTATTTTCATTTCTTTGATCCTAGCGGAAATAAACTCCAAGTACACAATTAA
- a CDS encoding DUF4256 domain-containing protein: MTTTTGKKELSLEQREELLQTLKTRFEKNMDRHKDLEWEKVQAKLEANSEKLWSLNEMERTEGEPDVVDYDKKNDEYVFYDCSAESPKGRRSLCYDREALEARKKHKPENSAIDMAAEMGIELLTEDQYRALQKLGNFDKKTSSWVETPSDIRKLGGALFCDYRFGHVFVYHNGADSYYAARGFRGLLTV; the protein is encoded by the coding sequence ATGACAACCACTACCGGTAAAAAGGAATTGTCACTCGAACAGCGTGAAGAATTACTACAAACATTGAAAACCCGTTTTGAGAAAAACATGGACCGTCATAAAGATCTTGAGTGGGAAAAAGTCCAAGCAAAGCTGGAAGCTAATTCTGAAAAGCTGTGGTCACTCAATGAAATGGAAAGAACTGAAGGGGAACCAGATGTTGTTGATTACGATAAAAAGAATGATGAATACGTTTTTTATGACTGTTCGGCAGAGAGTCCTAAAGGCCGCAGAAGTCTTTGTTACGACCGTGAAGCACTGGAAGCGAGAAAAAAACATAAACCAGAAAACAGCGCTATTGATATGGCAGCTGAAATGGGCATTGAACTTTTAACGGAAGACCAATATCGAGCATTGCAGAAACTTGGAAACTTTGATAAGAAAACGTCCAGTTGGGTAGAAACCCCTTCAGATATAAGAAAACTAGGCGGAGCTCTTTTTTGCGATTATCGTTTCGGACATGTCTTCGTATACCACAATGGAGCTGATTCCTACTATGCTGCAAGGGGTTTCCGCGGATTGCTAACAGTTTAA
- the mraY gene encoding phospho-N-acetylmuramoyl-pentapeptide-transferase gives MLLQLTPALITFLLTVLIAPMLIFTLKKLKLTQPIRVELPADHQEKKGTPLMAGSVFFVGIIVALFYYTSPSMLFLVGTFILFSFIGFLDDFWKASKQDPGGVSGRTKLIFQFGFTILLLYIGIDLFNIDTSIRVTESFHIVLPYIPYLVIITLFIVGTANAINFTDGMDGLLGMVAIPTYFFFFVITENMEVKAFCLMMIATILGFLIYNLYPAKAFMGDTGSLAIGGTLSFLAIIENVEILIPILFIIYLAEQLSVIIQVAYFKRTKKKLFRFTPIHYHYGIKYGWSENMIVTVFAMVSWAACGICLFYFEVFM, from the coding sequence GTGCTTCTACAGCTAACCCCTGCACTTATAACGTTTTTATTAACGGTTCTTATAGCACCTATGTTGATCTTCACTTTAAAGAAATTAAAATTAACACAGCCAATTAGAGTGGAACTCCCAGCAGATCATCAAGAAAAGAAGGGAACACCCCTCATGGCGGGGAGTGTGTTCTTCGTTGGAATCATAGTCGCTTTGTTTTATTACACAAGTCCCAGCATGCTCTTTTTGGTAGGTACATTTATATTATTTAGTTTCATCGGTTTTCTTGATGACTTTTGGAAAGCGTCAAAACAAGATCCTGGCGGGGTGTCAGGAAGAACAAAACTTATCTTTCAATTTGGATTTACGATTTTGCTTTTATATATTGGAATCGATCTGTTCAACATTGATACAAGCATCAGGGTGACGGAATCCTTCCACATTGTCTTGCCATACATTCCTTACCTTGTGATTATCACACTATTTATTGTAGGTACCGCCAACGCGATCAATTTTACTGACGGGATGGACGGGCTTCTGGGCATGGTAGCAATCCCTACATACTTCTTTTTCTTCGTGATCACGGAGAATATGGAAGTGAAAGCTTTTTGTCTAATGATGATCGCGACCATTCTTGGTTTTTTGATCTATAACTTATATCCGGCAAAAGCGTTTATGGGGGATACAGGTTCTTTAGCGATAGGAGGGACGTTATCATTTCTCGCAATCATTGAAAACGTAGAAATCTTGATTCCAATCCTATTTATCATCTATCTTGCCGAACAGCTATCAGTTATCATCCAAGTAGCTTATTTTAAACGGACGAAAAAGAAATTGTTCCGCTTTACTCCAATACATTACCATTACGGAATAAAATATGGCTGGTCCGAAAATATGATCGTCACCGTATTTGCTATGGTCTCATGGGCTGCGTGCGGAATATGCCTGTTCTATTTTGAAGTGTTTATGTAG
- the fdhF gene encoding formate dehydrogenase subunit alpha gives MIQIKIDGKAYEAPSGTSILDIINNNELPHPQICYTPQVDPIETCDTCIVEVDGKLMRSCSTMALDGMSIERSSSRAKDAQNQAMDRLLENHLLYCTVCDNNNGNCKLHNTAELMQIEHQSIPYSPKEETVDIDMSHPFYRYDANQCITCGQCVEVCQNLQVNETLSIDWERERPRVIWDAGSSIDESSCVSCGQCVTVCPCNALMEKSMLGEAGFMTGLKEDLLEPMVELVKEVEPGYSGIFAVSEVEAAMRETRTKKTKTVCTFCGVGCSFEVWTKGRKILKVEPSEGPVNAISTCVKGKFGWDFVNSEERLTTPLIRKDGVFVESTWDEALSLIASKMGQIKQDYGSNALGFVSSSKITNEENYLMQKLARQVFGTNNVDNCSRYCQSPATDGLFRTVGMGGDAGTIQDIAEAGLVIVVGANPTEGHPVLATRVKRAHKLHGQKLIVADLRKHELAERSDIFISPKQGTDQVWLMAVTKYIIDQGWHDQKFIDENVHYLDEFKEVLEKYTLEYAEEITGLSQEMLIDVAKMIRDADGTCVLWGMGVTQNTGGSDTSAAISNLLLATGNYRRPGAGAYPLRGHNNVQGACDMGSLPAWLPGYQHITDDVARAKFEKAYGVSIDAKPGKDNIQMVEGIGKGEIKAMYLVGEDMALVDSNSNHVHDMLSQLDFFVVQDIFLSKTAQYADVILPAAPSLEKEGTFTNTERRVQRLYQALPTTGGSRPDWEIIQAIAIRMGADWNYSHPSEIFAEMASLAPLFGEANYEALKGWGSFLWGDFSGKSTPLLYTEGFNFPDKKARFALSDWMLPAEFPEEFDLNINNGRMLEHFHEGNLTNKSKGIQHKVPDVFVEVSPALAEERGLIDGSVVRLISPFGAVKLNALVTDRVKNNELFLPMNSVDNESAINFLTGPAVDHRTHTPAYKQTKVRMEIISRQGEVKLPGNNPRNKKRHPQNGAEVQRKWNRPGYVHLTDEV, from the coding sequence ATGATTCAAATCAAGATCGACGGAAAGGCGTACGAAGCTCCGTCAGGCACATCTATTCTTGATATCATCAACAACAACGAATTGCCTCATCCGCAAATCTGCTACACCCCTCAAGTTGATCCAATCGAGACGTGTGACACATGTATCGTTGAGGTAGATGGCAAACTGATGCGTTCGTGCTCGACGATGGCACTAGACGGCATGAGCATTGAGCGCTCCTCCTCTCGAGCGAAGGATGCACAAAATCAGGCGATGGACCGCCTCTTGGAAAATCACCTTCTCTATTGCACAGTCTGTGATAACAACAACGGAAACTGCAAATTGCATAACACGGCTGAACTGATGCAAATCGAACATCAGTCTATTCCCTATTCGCCAAAAGAAGAAACGGTGGATATCGATATGTCTCACCCGTTCTACCGTTATGATGCGAACCAGTGCATCACGTGTGGACAATGTGTTGAGGTGTGTCAGAACCTGCAGGTAAACGAGACACTTTCGATCGACTGGGAACGTGAACGCCCGCGTGTAATTTGGGACGCTGGATCGAGTATCGATGAGTCCTCTTGTGTCAGCTGCGGCCAATGCGTGACGGTTTGTCCGTGTAACGCACTTATGGAAAAATCCATGCTCGGTGAAGCCGGTTTCATGACCGGATTGAAGGAAGATCTTCTTGAGCCGATGGTCGAACTTGTAAAAGAAGTTGAACCAGGCTACAGCGGTATTTTTGCTGTGTCTGAAGTGGAAGCTGCTATGCGTGAGACGCGTACGAAAAAGACGAAAACGGTTTGTACGTTCTGCGGTGTTGGCTGTTCGTTCGAAGTATGGACGAAAGGCAGAAAAATATTAAAAGTGGAGCCGAGTGAAGGTCCAGTAAACGCGATTTCTACGTGTGTAAAAGGGAAATTCGGCTGGGATTTCGTTAACTCTGAGGAACGCCTGACTACACCTCTTATCCGTAAAGACGGCGTATTTGTTGAATCCACGTGGGATGAAGCACTAAGCCTAATTGCGAGCAAGATGGGTCAGATCAAACAAGATTATGGAAGCAACGCCCTAGGCTTTGTATCTTCGTCTAAAATTACGAACGAAGAAAACTACTTGATGCAGAAGCTCGCTCGCCAAGTATTTGGAACGAACAACGTGGATAACTGCTCGCGTTATTGCCAGTCGCCTGCAACAGACGGCTTATTCCGTACAGTTGGAATGGGTGGTGATGCCGGTACGATTCAAGATATCGCTGAAGCTGGACTTGTGATCGTAGTCGGTGCGAACCCGACAGAAGGGCATCCGGTACTCGCGACTCGCGTGAAACGTGCACACAAACTTCATGGTCAAAAACTGATCGTTGCTGACCTTCGCAAACACGAACTCGCTGAACGCTCTGACATTTTTATCAGTCCAAAGCAAGGAACCGACCAAGTGTGGCTCATGGCCGTAACAAAATACATCATTGACCAGGGCTGGCACGATCAGAAATTTATTGACGAAAACGTTCACTATCTTGATGAATTTAAAGAAGTTTTAGAGAAATACACGTTAGAATACGCCGAAGAAATTACTGGCCTATCTCAAGAGATGCTTATTGACGTAGCGAAAATGATTCGTGACGCGGATGGCACATGTGTCCTTTGGGGCATGGGAGTGACACAGAACACGGGCGGAAGTGATACGTCAGCTGCCATTTCGAACCTCCTTTTAGCAACTGGAAACTATCGCCGACCTGGTGCTGGAGCTTATCCGCTTCGTGGACATAACAACGTTCAAGGCGCTTGTGACATGGGTAGCCTTCCAGCATGGCTGCCTGGCTATCAGCACATTACCGATGATGTTGCCCGTGCAAAATTTGAAAAAGCGTATGGTGTATCGATCGACGCTAAACCAGGAAAAGACAACATCCAAATGGTAGAGGGAATCGGGAAGGGCGAGATCAAAGCGATGTACTTAGTCGGTGAAGATATGGCTTTAGTGGACTCCAACTCGAACCATGTCCATGACATGCTGTCACAGCTTGATTTCTTCGTGGTTCAAGATATTTTCTTATCCAAGACGGCTCAGTATGCAGATGTCATTTTACCTGCTGCTCCTTCACTAGAAAAAGAAGGAACGTTTACGAATACGGAACGCCGTGTACAGCGATTGTATCAAGCCTTGCCTACAACTGGCGGGTCACGACCAGACTGGGAGATCATTCAGGCGATCGCAATTCGCATGGGTGCGGATTGGAACTACTCACATCCTAGTGAGATTTTTGCTGAGATGGCATCACTTGCTCCATTGTTTGGTGAAGCGAACTATGAAGCCCTTAAAGGCTGGGGCAGCTTCCTTTGGGGAGACTTCAGCGGAAAGAGCACACCGCTTCTTTATACAGAAGGCTTTAACTTCCCTGATAAAAAAGCACGCTTTGCCCTTTCTGATTGGATGCTGCCGGCAGAGTTCCCTGAAGAGTTCGATCTGAATATTAACAACGGACGTATGCTCGAGCACTTCCATGAAGGTAATCTGACGAACAAATCGAAAGGCATTCAGCATAAAGTGCCTGATGTTTTTGTTGAAGTGTCGCCTGCTCTTGCTGAAGAACGCGGTTTGATTGATGGTTCAGTTGTCCGGCTCATCTCTCCATTTGGTGCAGTAAAATTAAATGCATTGGTGACTGACCGTGTAAAAAATAACGAGCTTTTCCTCCCTATGAACTCGGTGGATAACGAAAGTGCCATCAACTTCTTGACGGGACCTGCCGTTGACCACCGCACGCATACGCCTGCTTATAAGCAGACCAAAGTAAGGATGGAAATCATAAGCCGTCAAGGTGAAGTGAAGCTCCCTGGCAATAATCCAAGGAATAAAAAGCGACATCCTCAAAATGGCGCAGAAGTACAGCGAAAATGGAACCGTCCTGGCTATGTCCATCTGACGGATGAAGTATAG
- a CDS encoding DUF2294 domain-containing protein, with translation MSKKVHDFNDIIRKLRKNLLGKGPEKIHTVFIENMAISTMYGNLTPTEKFIARTSEGKEMVHAARTRLIQDIYATAPPEGLEDVTGAKFVYLFSDFKVDEDMAVSVFVFDKPIA, from the coding sequence ATGTCTAAAAAGGTACACGACTTCAATGATATTATCCGAAAGCTGCGTAAGAACCTGTTAGGAAAAGGACCGGAGAAAATACATACGGTATTTATAGAAAATATGGCGATCTCAACTATGTACGGAAACTTGACTCCGACTGAGAAGTTTATTGCGAGAACATCTGAAGGCAAAGAGATGGTTCATGCGGCTAGAACGCGCCTGATCCAGGATATTTATGCAACAGCACCGCCTGAAGGATTAGAAGATGTGACGGGTGCAAAGTTTGTCTATCTGTTTTCAGATTTTAAAGTAGATGAGGACATGGCAGTATCCGTATTTGTTTTCGATAAACCCATCGCTTAA
- a CDS encoding endonuclease, which yields MKRHGNKKFLSLFSVVIALVISTLAFIPPLLAAGDGSWSSPYSVSQANSNQNNSVKTVQGYVVGQPTATNTVVTSNYPNDYALALADSASETNTANMVYVQIPSSFRSEFGLQSNPNLKGQSIKVTGNLTAYFSHAGVKNATAMEKASGTDPGDPGDPEDPGDPPPYDDSYYDSARGKTGAALKTALHNIIDDHTELSYSEVWEALKETDEDPNNSSNVILLYTGRSQSKTTNGGNVNDWNREHVWAKSHGDFGTTMGPGTDIHHLRPTDVTVNSSRSNLDFDNGGTQHSEALGNYYDSDSWEPRDAVKGDVARMLFYMAVRYEGDSGEPQLELNNNVNNGTAPYHGKMSVLLQWHLEDPVDNWERNRNNIIYNDYQHNRNPFIDHPEWVEEIW from the coding sequence ATGAAAAGACATGGAAACAAGAAGTTTCTTTCTCTTTTTTCAGTAGTCATTGCTTTAGTGATCAGTACCTTGGCATTCATTCCCCCTCTTCTGGCTGCCGGTGATGGTTCCTGGTCAAGCCCGTACTCAGTATCGCAAGCCAATTCCAATCAGAACAACAGTGTAAAAACGGTTCAAGGCTATGTGGTCGGGCAGCCTACTGCTACCAATACCGTCGTAACAAGCAACTATCCGAACGACTATGCGCTCGCACTAGCGGACAGTGCATCGGAAACAAACACGGCCAACATGGTGTATGTTCAAATTCCTTCATCGTTCCGTTCAGAATTCGGCTTACAATCGAATCCAAATTTAAAAGGACAATCGATTAAAGTTACCGGGAACTTAACCGCTTATTTTTCACACGCCGGGGTAAAGAACGCAACTGCTATGGAAAAAGCATCAGGTACTGACCCTGGAGATCCCGGTGACCCAGAAGATCCTGGTGATCCGCCACCTTATGACGATTCTTATTATGATTCAGCCAGAGGAAAAACAGGTGCAGCTTTAAAAACAGCTCTTCACAACATCATCGACGATCACACTGAACTTTCCTATTCTGAAGTTTGGGAAGCATTAAAAGAGACTGATGAAGATCCAAACAACAGCAGCAACGTAATTTTGTTATACACTGGCCGTTCTCAAAGCAAAACAACGAACGGAGGCAACGTGAACGACTGGAACCGTGAACACGTTTGGGCAAAATCTCATGGCGATTTCGGAACGACCATGGGACCAGGAACAGACATCCACCACCTTCGTCCGACTGATGTAACGGTAAACAGTTCAAGAAGCAACCTTGATTTTGACAATGGAGGCACACAGCATTCTGAAGCATTAGGAAACTATTATGACAGTGATTCGTGGGAACCGAGAGATGCAGTAAAAGGTGATGTTGCACGAATGCTGTTCTACATGGCAGTACGTTATGAAGGCGACAGCGGCGAGCCGCAGCTAGAATTAAACAACAACGTAAACAACGGAACGGCTCCATATCACGGTAAAATGTCTGTACTGCTTCAGTGGCATTTAGAAGATCCTGTTGATAACTGGGAGCGCAATCGCAATAACATCATCTATAACGATTATCAGCACAACCGAAATCCGTTCATCGACCATCCGGAGTGGGTTGAGGAGATCTGGTAA
- the fdhD gene encoding formate dehydrogenase accessory sulfurtransferase FdhD encodes MSQVEDTIVTELPVTIKINGEEFVTMVCSPEYIEDMVVGYLASEGIIRNYKDIKDIWVQEDGSYVHLTTDKLNPLYQNLQNKRYITSCCGMSRQGFVFANDALTAKSMTDVRVRVTPEDCFRLMKEMQGTAGVFQETGGVHNAALCDVNGIVLSRMDIGRHNALDKIYGYCLKNDIFIGDKILVFSGRISSEILLKVAKIGCEIVLSKSAPTEFALQSAEELGITTVGFIRGDSMNVYTRPERISTE; translated from the coding sequence ATGTCTCAAGTTGAAGACACCATTGTGACTGAACTTCCGGTGACTATTAAAATTAACGGGGAAGAATTCGTGACGATGGTTTGCAGTCCCGAATACATAGAAGACATGGTTGTCGGCTATCTCGCCTCTGAAGGCATTATACGAAACTATAAAGATATTAAAGACATCTGGGTGCAAGAGGATGGTAGCTATGTTCATTTGACGACGGACAAGCTCAATCCCCTTTATCAAAACCTGCAGAATAAAAGATACATAACCTCGTGCTGCGGGATGAGCAGACAAGGATTTGTCTTTGCGAATGATGCACTCACAGCAAAAAGCATGACCGACGTCCGGGTGAGAGTGACGCCTGAGGACTGTTTTCGATTAATGAAGGAGATGCAGGGAACAGCTGGTGTTTTTCAAGAAACAGGCGGTGTTCATAACGCAGCACTTTGTGATGTGAACGGAATCGTGCTGAGCCGGATGGACATTGGACGCCATAATGCTCTTGATAAAATCTACGGCTATTGCCTGAAGAATGATATTTTCATAGGGGATAAGATCCTTGTTTTCAGCGGGCGAATTTCATCAGAGATCTTGTTGAAGGTAGCGAAGATCGGATGCGAGATCGTGCTGTCCAAATCTGCGCCAACAGAATTTGCCCTGCAGTCGGCAGAAGAACTCGGAATTACGACGGTTGGATTTATCAGGGGTGACTCGATGAATGTGTATACGCGGCCGGAGAGGATTAGTACAGAATGA
- a CDS encoding cysteine-rich CWC family protein — MESRGYFKESKVCPICTGVNNCAISNGEQPESCWCMTITIPSELLEKSPDNSRCICEKCVNEYIRVINDES, encoded by the coding sequence ATGGAAAGCCGAGGATATTTCAAAGAGAGTAAAGTATGTCCGATCTGTACCGGGGTAAATAACTGTGCGATCTCAAACGGTGAACAACCGGAATCATGCTGGTGCATGACGATAACCATTCCCTCCGAGCTTTTGGAAAAATCGCCGGATAATAGCCGTTGTATATGCGAAAAATGTGTAAATGAGTACATAAGAGTAATTAATGATGAAAGCTGA